CGAGCGGCGGGGCGCCGACGGCCGCCGTGGTCGCACTCGAAGCTTGCGCGGACGGAAAGCGACTTGACCGGGGTCGCCGTATCGGCGGGTATGAACACGCGAGCGACTGCGGCCGAGGTCGTCGTGGTCGACTACGGGCTGGGGAACCTCCGCAGCGTCACGCGCGGGCTCGAACGCGCGGGCGCCGCGGTCGAGCTCAGCGACGACCCCGGCGACTTCGCCGGCGCCGACGGGATCGTCCTCCCGGGCGTCGGCGCCTTCTCCGAGGGCATGGACAACGCCGGCCCCTTCCGCGACGCCCTGGTCGAACAGGCCGAGGCCGGAACCCCCCTGTTCGGCATCTGTCTCGGCATGCAGATGCTGCTCACCACCAGCGAGGAGGCCGAACGCGAGGGCCAGGGCGACGTCGAGGGGCTGGACCTCGTCCCGGGCCGCAACGTCCGCTTTCGGGGCGACCTGAAGGTGCCCCACATGGGCTGGAACGAACTCGACGTGACTCGCGAGCACCCGATCGTCGAAGGGGTAAACGGCGACCACGCCTACTTCGTCCACTCCTACTACGCCGAGCCCGACGACGACGCGGCGGTAGTCGCCACCACCGACTACGGGACCGACTTCGCCTCGATCGTCGCGAACGAACGGGGCACCGTCTTCGGCACCCAGTTCCACCCCGAGAAATCGGGCGAGACCGGGCTGGCCATCCTGCGCAACTTCGTCGACATCTGCGTCGACGGGCTCTGAACCGCTCGCGACTCGACGGCATCGAGCCGCCAGCAGAGCCCCGATCGTGCCGGTGGCTACTTACTGCCGGCGGCCGTCGTCGCCGGCTATGCTCGCAGCGCTCGCGGCGGTCGCCGACGCGTTGGTGCAGGTGAACGTCGACATCGATCTGAACCCCCTCGCCAACGTCGTCCGCGGCGCCCTCGGCTCGTTCCTGACGACGCTGGTCGTCGGCGCCATCCTCACCGCCGTCGCGCCGGAGTTCCTCGAAGACCGGATGGCCGCGGTCGTCGACGACCCCGTCGGCTCGTTCGTCTACGGCTTTCTCGTGCTGATCGCCCTCGCGCTCGTCACCGTCGTCCTCGTGATCACCGTCCTCGGCATCCTCGTCGCGATCCCGCTGGTCCTCCTGGCCTACGTCGTCTGGGCCGTCGGCGCGACCGTCGCCTTCCTCGCTATCGCCGACCGGCTCGTCGACCGCGAAGGCGACGACTGGACCGCCTCGCTCTTCGTCGCCGCCGCGCTCAACGGCGGGCTCGTCCTCACCGGCGTCGGCGGAATTCTCTCGTTCTGTATCGGCGCCGCCGGCTTCGGCGCCGTCCTCGAAGACCGTCTCTGAGTCGTTTCGGCGCGGTAT
This DNA window, taken from Halosimplex litoreum, encodes the following:
- the hisH gene encoding imidazole glycerol phosphate synthase subunit HisH, giving the protein MNTRATAAEVVVVDYGLGNLRSVTRGLERAGAAVELSDDPGDFAGADGIVLPGVGAFSEGMDNAGPFRDALVEQAEAGTPLFGICLGMQMLLTTSEEAEREGQGDVEGLDLVPGRNVRFRGDLKVPHMGWNELDVTREHPIVEGVNGDHAYFVHSYYAEPDDDAAVVATTDYGTDFASIVANERGTVFGTQFHPEKSGETGLAILRNFVDICVDGL